The proteins below are encoded in one region of Candidatus Cloacimonas sp.:
- a CDS encoding ABC transporter substrate-binding protein translates to MLHRRIIILLPLVLLTFLFIGSCKQENKANISIPLEDNAIQEKKPRLFTILYRPVWSSQAQFAGVYMAQKKGFYNQKGLDVIVQPGGINFPPYENLQQGNSDICQMSLLTAVKRDAEKGNLVNLAQITQSTSLMLVGKKSRGINSIADFDGKKIGLWKTDDRLLSLIFLKQNKLNMEIVDLDITINLFLKDGIDVMNVMRYNEYHQILQAGIDPEELFTISFADKGLNIADNGLYTTREFYNRHPQQCRDFADATMQGWIYAINNQEETVSTVLEEMRKNHLPANRPHQLWMLKELSNDILTPNNGIGILQESDFEKAKNLLAAENMPSTRQSYKSFFPR, encoded by the coding sequence ATGCTCCACAGAAGGATAATAATTCTACTGCCTTTAGTTCTGTTAACCTTTCTATTTATCGGAAGCTGTAAACAGGAAAATAAAGCTAATATCTCTATCCCTTTGGAGGATAATGCTATACAGGAAAAGAAGCCCCGTTTATTTACAATTCTATATCGTCCGGTTTGGTCTTCTCAAGCACAATTTGCCGGTGTTTATATGGCACAAAAAAAAGGATTTTACAATCAGAAAGGGTTAGATGTAATTGTTCAACCCGGCGGAATAAACTTTCCTCCCTACGAAAATTTACAGCAGGGCAATAGTGATATTTGCCAAATGTCTTTATTAACAGCCGTGAAGCGCGATGCTGAAAAAGGCAATTTAGTTAATTTGGCACAAATTACGCAGAGCACATCTTTAATGCTGGTAGGCAAAAAATCGCGCGGGATAAACTCCATTGCTGATTTTGATGGAAAAAAGATAGGGTTGTGGAAAACGGATGACCGCCTTCTTTCTTTAATTTTTCTTAAGCAAAATAAACTGAATATGGAAATAGTGGATTTGGATATCACTATCAATCTTTTTTTGAAAGACGGGATAGATGTTATGAATGTAATGCGTTACAATGAATACCACCAAATTCTGCAAGCAGGGATAGACCCGGAGGAATTATTCACTATTTCCTTTGCCGATAAGGGATTAAATATTGCCGATAATGGGCTTTACACTACTCGTGAATTTTATAACAGACATCCGCAGCAGTGTCGTGATTTTGCTGATGCTACAATGCAGGGCTGGATTTATGCCATCAATAATCAGGAAGAAACTGTTTCCACCGTTTTGGAAGAGATGCGTAAAAATCACTTACCGGCGAATAGACCTCATCAATTATGGATGCTGAAGGAACTAAGTAACGATATTCTAACTCCCAATAATGGTATTGGAATTCTGCAGGAAAGTGATTTTGAGAAAGCTAAAAATTTACTTGCTGCTGAAAATATGCCCTCCACCCGTCAATCCTATAAAAGCTTTTTCCCCCGATGA